In Sinorhizobium numidicum, the following proteins share a genomic window:
- a CDS encoding DUF930 domain-containing protein — translation MQLFARELWGETRWGLPTSVALHLAIAFLLLFRLPEEPPRPPEERNINVELVPPPKPEERPPQKRDKSTAERPRSQPQALESASAKPNREKPAPQLPPAAPKGIEGARPSETSPPQPSQTAGDARPALAELRADTEQTDKAPSVEKSSDAASALREASAGDKKPLPKVEKMDNAPEPAGVKLERQSSELVAARELYSEDSLSDPHVRQAIGQLPPKKRILQLCSIEALEQVRRQRPGAYPDMLVPYGPSGGFISKSALKANGGAFRSQAKWYDIDFRCEVDTDKLSVVSFSFAIGNLVPSDQWNARRLPTN, via the coding sequence ATGCAACTATTCGCCAGAGAGCTATGGGGGGAAACCCGGTGGGGCCTGCCAACGTCGGTTGCCCTGCATCTCGCGATCGCATTCCTGTTGCTGTTTCGGTTGCCCGAAGAACCCCCTAGACCGCCGGAAGAGCGAAATATCAACGTCGAGCTCGTGCCGCCGCCGAAGCCAGAGGAGCGGCCACCGCAAAAGCGGGACAAATCAACGGCCGAGCGGCCTCGCTCCCAGCCGCAGGCGCTCGAATCCGCCTCTGCCAAGCCCAACAGGGAAAAGCCCGCGCCGCAATTGCCCCCGGCCGCGCCGAAGGGAATTGAAGGCGCGCGGCCCTCTGAGACTTCGCCTCCGCAGCCGTCGCAGACGGCCGGTGATGCAAGACCGGCACTCGCGGAACTGCGCGCGGACACGGAGCAAACAGACAAGGCGCCATCAGTCGAGAAATCCTCCGATGCGGCGTCAGCGTTGCGAGAAGCAAGCGCCGGCGACAAAAAGCCGCTCCCTAAGGTGGAGAAGATGGACAACGCGCCGGAACCTGCCGGCGTCAAACTCGAGCGGCAATCGAGCGAACTCGTGGCTGCGCGAGAGCTCTATTCAGAAGACAGCTTGTCCGATCCGCATGTGAGGCAGGCAATCGGCCAGCTTCCGCCTAAAAAGCGCATCCTTCAGTTGTGCAGCATCGAGGCGCTGGAGCAGGTTCGCCGCCAAAGACCCGGTGCCTATCCGGACATGCTTGTCCCCTACGGTCCCTCGGGCGGGTTCATCTCGAAGTCCGCGCTCAAGGCCAACGGCGGTGCGTTCCGCAGCCAGGCGAAATGGTACGACATCGACTTCAGATGCGAAGTCGATACCGACAAGCTATCGGTCGTATCCTTCAGCTTCGCAATCGGCAACCTCGTGCCGAGCGACCAGTGGAACGCGCGGCGATTACCGACCAACTAG
- a CDS encoding DUF1349 domain-containing protein has product MEVEHRWLNEPASWRGDRSALSLKTDRNTDFWRETFYGFVRDSGHAYLQPVSGDFTASATVTGAYEELYDQAGLMLRLDERNWIKCGIEYTDGLMHFSVVVTRGLSDWSVIPLPDARAADPLQVRLTRHGDAVRVQFRFGEGRWQMARLCPFSAADAEVGVMACSPERAGFEASFHDITVGPPIARALHED; this is encoded by the coding sequence ATGGAAGTAGAGCATCGTTGGCTGAACGAACCGGCAAGCTGGCGGGGCGATCGAAGCGCCTTGTCGCTGAAGACCGATCGCAATACCGATTTCTGGCGAGAAACCTTCTACGGCTTCGTCCGCGACAGCGGCCACGCCTATCTTCAACCGGTCTCCGGAGATTTCACCGCCTCGGCGACAGTTACCGGTGCCTATGAAGAGCTCTATGATCAGGCCGGATTGATGCTGCGGCTTGATGAGCGCAACTGGATCAAGTGCGGCATCGAATATACCGACGGGCTGATGCACTTCAGCGTGGTCGTTACGCGCGGCCTTTCGGATTGGTCGGTCATCCCGCTTCCCGACGCTCGTGCCGCCGATCCCCTTCAGGTGCGTCTGACGCGGCATGGCGATGCGGTGCGGGTCCAGTTCCGATTCGGAGAGGGCCGGTGGCAGATGGCGCGTCTCTGCCCGTTTTCCGCAGCCGATGCCGAAGTCGGCGTCATGGCGTGCTCGCCGGAGCGCGCGGGGTTCGAAGCGAGCTTCCACGATATCACGGTCGGTCCGCCGATTGCCCGTGCGCTGCACGAAGATTGA
- a CDS encoding LacI family DNA-binding transcriptional regulator, with translation MLDVAKAASVSVATVSAVINGSAPVSPELRGRIEQAIQLIGYKRNAIARSLKLGTTRTVGLMVADITNPFFTDVVAVIQDVLHRAGYAVMLCCNDEDVAMQDEQIALLIDRSVDGLIVAPAGDDETLKRILASANLPTVLIDRLCDGIHTDAVVLDNRRAVLDATVYMLGLGHRRIGYISGSLDTSTGRERLSGYRAALEATGLPYEEDLVRIGNFREKDAYTATMQLLTSAKRPTAIFSANNLMVIGVMKAIRDIGLRCPDDVSVASFDDFPWADVFQPHLTTIAQPVQAIGEQAAQLILDRLSGRSSEAPRKLVLQGRLMIRESCRPISLTPRAIA, from the coding sequence ATGCTCGACGTCGCCAAGGCGGCCAGCGTTTCGGTGGCCACGGTTTCGGCCGTGATCAATGGCTCGGCGCCCGTCAGCCCCGAACTGCGCGGCCGCATCGAGCAGGCGATCCAACTGATTGGCTACAAACGCAATGCGATCGCCCGCAGTCTCAAACTCGGCACCACGCGCACGGTAGGCCTGATGGTCGCCGACATTACCAACCCCTTTTTCACCGATGTTGTGGCGGTAATTCAGGACGTACTCCACCGCGCCGGCTACGCGGTGATGCTCTGCTGCAATGACGAAGACGTTGCCATGCAGGACGAGCAGATCGCGCTTCTGATCGATCGAAGCGTGGACGGGCTGATCGTCGCGCCCGCAGGCGATGACGAAACGCTGAAGCGAATACTTGCCAGTGCCAATCTGCCGACGGTGCTGATCGATAGGCTCTGTGACGGTATCCACACCGATGCGGTCGTGCTCGACAACCGCCGCGCCGTTTTGGACGCGACGGTTTATATGCTTGGCCTAGGACATCGGCGCATCGGCTATATTTCCGGATCGCTCGATACCTCGACCGGACGTGAGCGTCTTTCCGGCTACAGGGCGGCCCTCGAAGCGACAGGATTGCCTTACGAGGAAGATCTAGTGCGGATCGGCAATTTCCGCGAGAAGGACGCCTACACGGCGACGATGCAACTGCTCACCAGCGCGAAACGGCCGACCGCGATTTTCTCCGCCAACAATCTGATGGTCATCGGCGTGATGAAGGCGATCCGCGATATCGGCCTGCGCTGCCCCGACGACGTATCCGTCGCGAGCTTCGATGACTTCCCTTGGGCCGATGTCTTTCAGCCGCACCTGACGACGATCGCCCAGCCGGTCCAGGCGATCGGTGAGCAGGCAGCGCAACTCATCCTCGACCGCCTTTCGGGAAGAAGCTCCGAGGCACCACGCAAGCTCGTGCTCCAGGGACGCCTGATGATCCGGGAGTCCTGCCGACCTATAAGCCTCACGCCGCGCGCAATCGCCTAG